A genome region from Hymenobacter tibetensis includes the following:
- a CDS encoding DUF6992 family protein: MTTFLLDVLPAINQARELLAERGMAVLGTWALLNLLVSGYLVNGSEPRTETAYFHQMNLGWNLVNVALAVWGMLQAHPNQVADLTLPDSLVAQFNVEKMLLFNAGLDVAYVCVGSWLRARAATTPRLPQRLLGFGRSLWLQGGFLLLFDVAFYFVYHTQAARLLALVQ, from the coding sequence ATGACGACCTTTCTTCTCGATGTATTGCCAGCCATCAACCAAGCCCGCGAGCTGCTGGCCGAGCGTGGCATGGCCGTGCTGGGCACTTGGGCGCTGCTCAATTTGCTAGTAAGCGGCTACCTCGTAAATGGCTCTGAGCCCCGCACGGAAACCGCCTATTTCCACCAGATGAACCTCGGTTGGAACTTGGTGAACGTAGCGCTGGCCGTCTGGGGCATGTTGCAGGCGCATCCCAACCAGGTGGCAGACCTTACGCTACCCGATAGCCTGGTGGCTCAGTTCAACGTCGAGAAGATGCTGTTGTTCAATGCCGGCCTCGATGTAGCGTATGTGTGCGTGGGAAGCTGGCTGCGGGCGCGGGCGGCCACCACACCTCGGCTCCCGCAGCGTCTGCTAGGGTTTGGACGCTCCCTGTGGCTGCAAGGAGGCTTCTTGCTGCTCTTCGATGTTGCTTTCTACTTCGTGTACCATACGCAGGCCGCACGGCTGTTGGCACTGGTACAATAG
- a CDS encoding GMC family oxidoreductase N-terminal domain-containing protein, protein MTFTEAQRETLLALADTFIPAMDGPAEHAAYWQRRGSEGVNINQIAEVVAEQPASAQAEFRKLLNLLDTPTLGITWFGPLRPFSRLQSAQREKLLQSWSQSNLPQLRKGFHALRKLFVFLYYGGSAREGGNPVWPSIGYAGPMPADAVVDVPKPIQTLQPTQAVTYECDVLVIGSGAGGGVVAGELAAAGHDVLVLEKGPYCHGCDFTQREVDMLGKLYDGKGTLSTQDGSISVLAGSCLGGGTTVNWAGAFRTPDYVLQEWAREHRVPHFTSLDFKKSLDAVSRALSVNIDYTRHNRQNQALWDGSTKLGQEVKLIPRNEKGLTDSETHFRGLGYSTMGDAYGIKQGTLNTYLLQAFRHGARLLADTRVERVTVASGRATGAEAVHTTASGQHIRVTVRARRVVVAGGAIQTPALLLRSGLRHPHLGRHLNLHPTVVVSGLYQQAMEPWFGPSMSVVNDCFTMLNGTNYGAKLETPPAHTGLMSMVLPWLSGAQHKQLMQQAAHMGSFIVLTRDRDGGRVSIDKHGQALIDYTLSEHDRGNMLTGARAAAEIHAAAGAHTVFLPHGSLPTLHIQNSHIQNPQVLDQLPHLSWKPNQYGLYSAHQMSTCRMGGDSFTHPIGPTGETYEVKNLFVADASAFPACSGVNPMLTIMALAHHTAQHLKTSGVVGPAASSVGTAPLAAATS, encoded by the coding sequence ATGACCTTTACCGAAGCCCAGCGCGAAACGCTCCTTGCGCTTGCCGATACGTTCATTCCGGCCATGGATGGCCCGGCGGAGCATGCTGCGTATTGGCAGCGCCGGGGTTCTGAGGGAGTGAACATCAATCAGATAGCAGAAGTGGTGGCCGAACAGCCCGCCAGCGCGCAGGCGGAGTTCCGTAAGCTGCTCAACCTGCTCGATACACCTACTTTGGGCATAACGTGGTTTGGGCCGTTGCGCCCTTTCAGCCGGCTGCAGTCCGCGCAGCGCGAGAAGCTGCTGCAAAGCTGGTCGCAGAGCAACTTGCCGCAACTGCGCAAGGGCTTTCATGCGTTGCGTAAGCTGTTTGTGTTTCTGTACTATGGCGGTTCGGCCAGGGAAGGTGGCAACCCTGTATGGCCTAGCATTGGCTACGCCGGGCCGATGCCAGCCGACGCCGTAGTGGACGTGCCCAAGCCCATTCAAACGCTGCAACCCACCCAGGCTGTCACCTACGAGTGCGACGTGCTGGTGATTGGCAGCGGTGCGGGTGGGGGCGTAGTTGCCGGGGAGCTAGCCGCCGCGGGCCACGACGTGCTGGTGCTGGAAAAGGGTCCCTACTGCCACGGCTGCGACTTCACGCAGCGCGAAGTAGACATGCTGGGCAAGCTCTACGATGGCAAAGGCACGCTAAGCACGCAGGACGGCAGCATCAGCGTGCTGGCCGGTTCGTGCCTGGGTGGGGGCACCACCGTCAACTGGGCCGGGGCTTTTCGTACCCCCGACTACGTGCTGCAGGAGTGGGCGCGCGAGCATAGGGTGCCGCATTTTACATCACTTGATTTCAAGAAAAGCCTCGACGCCGTAAGCCGGGCGCTGAGCGTGAACATCGATTACACGCGCCACAACCGCCAGAACCAAGCCCTCTGGGATGGTTCCACCAAGCTCGGCCAAGAAGTGAAGCTGATTCCGCGCAACGAGAAAGGCCTCACCGATTCCGAAACCCATTTCCGGGGCCTGGGCTACAGCACCATGGGCGACGCGTATGGCATCAAGCAAGGCACACTCAACACGTACCTGCTTCAGGCGTTTCGGCACGGCGCCCGCCTCCTGGCCGACACCCGCGTGGAGCGCGTAACCGTTGCCAGTGGCCGAGCCACCGGCGCCGAGGCGGTGCACACTACCGCCAGCGGCCAGCACATTCGCGTGACGGTGCGGGCCCGCCGGGTGGTGGTAGCCGGAGGAGCCATCCAGACGCCGGCCCTGCTGTTGCGCAGCGGCTTGCGGCACCCGCACTTGGGCCGCCACCTCAATCTGCACCCCACGGTGGTGGTGTCGGGGTTGTATCAGCAGGCCATGGAGCCGTGGTTTGGCCCGAGTATGTCGGTGGTAAATGACTGTTTCACGATGCTGAACGGCACCAACTACGGCGCCAAACTGGAAACTCCGCCGGCCCACACCGGCCTGATGAGCATGGTGCTGCCGTGGCTATCGGGGGCACAACACAAACAACTGATGCAGCAGGCCGCGCACATGGGCTCGTTCATCGTGCTAACCCGTGACCGGGACGGCGGGCGCGTGAGCATCGACAAGCACGGCCAGGCACTAATCGACTACACGCTGAGCGAGCATGACCGGGGCAATATGCTCACGGGCGCGCGGGCTGCCGCCGAAATTCATGCGGCGGCCGGCGCGCACACCGTTTTCCTGCCACACGGTTCACTCCCGACCTTGCACATCCAGAACAGCCACATCCAGAACCCGCAGGTGCTCGACCAGTTGCCGCACCTGAGCTGGAAACCCAATCAGTACGGCCTGTACAGCGCCCACCAAATGAGCACCTGCCGGATGGGCGGCGACTCGTTCACGCACCCGATCGGCCCCACCGGCGAAACGTACGAGGTGAAAAACCTGTTCGTGGCGGATGCTTCGGCTTTTCCGGCCTGCAGTGGCGTCAATCCGATGCTGACTATTATGGCGCTGGCGCACCACACGGCACAGCACCTGAAAACCAGCGGCGTAGTGGGTCCAGCAGCCTCCTCAGTAGGGACGGCACCACTTGCGGCCGCCACTTCCTGA
- a CDS encoding methyltransferase domain-containing protein, whose protein sequence is MPDFTRRATEEELMDDHALATDALRQNLDELETINTWLGGYAPVLNALERLRPQFPTDRPLRLADLGSGGGDTLRHVARWARRRRIPVELIGIDINPFMLEYAASKAREFSEISFRQEDIFSPAFQAQSFDIITCSLFCHHFPSETLAPLLAQCHTQATTALVVNDLHRHPLAYYSIKWLTRLFRGSHLVQHDAPLSVARSFSRQDWQSLLQAANIKTYTLRWRWAFRWQVVAW, encoded by the coding sequence ATGCCTGACTTCACGCGCCGCGCCACGGAAGAAGAGTTGATGGACGACCATGCGTTGGCGACGGATGCCCTACGCCAAAACCTGGACGAGCTAGAAACCATCAATACGTGGCTTGGTGGCTATGCGCCCGTGCTGAATGCCCTGGAGCGTTTGCGCCCCCAATTCCCTACGGACCGCCCTTTGCGCCTAGCCGACCTGGGTAGCGGGGGCGGCGATACGCTTCGGCACGTAGCCCGCTGGGCCCGGCGCCGCCGCATTCCGGTGGAGCTGATTGGCATTGATATCAACCCTTTTATGCTGGAATATGCCGCCAGTAAAGCACGGGAATTCTCTGAAATTAGCTTTCGGCAAGAGGATATCTTCTCGCCTGCTTTCCAGGCGCAATCCTTCGACATCATTACGTGCAGCTTGTTCTGCCACCACTTCCCCAGCGAAACCCTGGCGCCCCTGCTAGCGCAATGCCACACTCAAGCCACAACGGCATTGGTTGTCAATGATTTGCACCGCCACCCATTGGCGTACTATAGCATCAAGTGGCTCACGCGCCTGTTTCGGGGGTCGCACTTGGTGCAGCATGATGCGCCTTTGTCGGTGGCGCGCTCTTTCAGCCGACAGGATTGGCAAAGTTTGCTGCAAGCTGCAAACATCAAGACCTACACGCTCCGCTGGCGGTGGGCTTTCCGCTGGCAGGTAGTCGCTTGGTGA
- a CDS encoding DUF3616 domain-containing protein, whose product MLGRSHTTLTSLTAQPVRPQPYLLHFNPKLSLNADGKHVRDGLSTVLRTGDNLWVSCDERTSIERLRLNGKHELQGHCRYELSELLDLGDDAAEEIDIEGLAASDHYLWVIGSHSLKRKQPKPNEEDVAKQIARLAEVKEEPSRYLLARLPLLLNPTTGDYELHREAPHPTEPGHTLCAAQLHGSDDSNELLDLLAEDPHLKPFMQIPGKDNGFDIEGLAVAPDGRLFVGLRGPVLRGWAVVLELLPREDKHGRLRLGELPGATEKYYKKHFLALGGMGLRELRQRGSDLLLLAGPTMDLDGTIAVYCWPDALRCEQDSLIGPDKLTRLFDVPHGFGPTAGQDKAEGMALLDDEHVLIVFDSPTDARKPAPHQVVADAYKL is encoded by the coding sequence ATGCTGGGCCGTTCGCACACCACTCTCACTTCACTCACTGCCCAGCCTGTGCGTCCTCAACCTTATCTGCTGCATTTCAACCCCAAACTCAGTCTCAATGCCGATGGCAAGCACGTCCGCGACGGCCTCTCCACGGTGTTGCGCACCGGCGACAACCTCTGGGTAAGCTGCGACGAGCGAACCAGCATTGAGCGCCTGCGCCTAAACGGCAAGCACGAGTTGCAAGGGCATTGCCGTTACGAGCTATCGGAGCTGCTTGATTTGGGCGATGATGCGGCAGAGGAAATTGACATCGAAGGCTTGGCCGCCAGCGACCATTATCTGTGGGTGATTGGTTCGCACAGCCTCAAGCGCAAGCAGCCCAAACCCAACGAGGAAGACGTAGCCAAGCAAATTGCTCGGCTGGCCGAAGTGAAAGAAGAACCCAGCCGCTACCTGTTGGCGCGCCTGCCGCTGTTGCTCAACCCCACCACCGGCGACTACGAGCTGCACCGCGAAGCCCCGCACCCCACCGAACCGGGCCACACCCTCTGCGCCGCCCAACTCCACGGCTCCGACGATTCCAACGAACTGCTGGACCTCTTGGCCGAAGACCCGCACCTGAAGCCCTTCATGCAGATTCCCGGTAAAGACAACGGCTTCGACATTGAAGGCTTGGCCGTGGCTCCCGATGGCCGGCTGTTTGTGGGGTTGCGGGGCCCGGTGCTGCGTGGGTGGGCGGTGGTGCTGGAACTGCTGCCCCGCGAAGACAAGCACGGCCGCCTGCGGCTGGGTGAGTTGCCTGGCGCCACCGAGAAATACTACAAAAAGCACTTCCTGGCGCTGGGCGGCATGGGCCTGCGCGAACTGCGCCAGCGGGGCTCCGACCTGCTGCTGCTGGCCGGCCCCACCATGGACCTCGATGGCACCATTGCCGTCTATTGCTGGCCCGATGCGCTTCGGTGCGAGCAAGACAGCCTGATCGGGCCCGATAAGCTGACGCGCCTGTTTGACGTGCCGCACGGCTTCGGGCCCACCGCCGGCCAAGACAAAGCCGAAGGCATGGCCCTCCTCGACGACGAGCACGTGCTTATTGTGTTCGATAGTCCGACCGACGCCCGCAAACCCGCCCCGCATCAGGTAGTAGCCGACGCATACAAGCTGTAG
- a CDS encoding T9SS type A sorting domain-containing protein, translating into MMRLLRYFVLTLLLAFGPLCSSLPSAFAAATIPAGNRPSGKPTEERTLLVYPNPSTGIVHISINGFEGRKLELRVLNVIGSVIYKEAITELNDRFTKTLDLSKFASGLYYVRLEGDNASQMRKLLIR; encoded by the coding sequence ATGATGAGACTCTTACGCTACTTTGTTTTAACGCTTCTGCTGGCCTTTGGCCCTCTATGCAGCAGCTTGCCTAGTGCCTTTGCTGCTGCTACCATTCCTGCCGGAAACCGTCCTAGTGGAAAACCTACTGAAGAGCGGACCCTGCTGGTATACCCCAACCCTAGTACCGGTATTGTTCATATTTCCATTAATGGCTTCGAAGGCCGGAAACTAGAATTGCGCGTGCTAAACGTTATCGGTTCGGTTATTTACAAAGAAGCTATTACCGAACTCAACGACCGTTTCACCAAAACGCTTGACCTAAGCAAATTTGCCAGCGGCCTCTACTACGTACGGCTAGAAGGTGACAATGCCAGCCAAATGCGCAAGCTGCTTATCCGGTAG
- a CDS encoding acyl-CoA thioesterase → MPLLRTPETTHRIHFQDCDMMGHLNNARYLDYFLNAREEHTIQHYALNLGELSREQGAAWVITKHHISYLRPANHGETVVVRTQLIHFDNSNLVVEMQMLSEDGQRLKALLWSEMAFVAVKTATRIEHSEPLMDMLEELDVPDVQYDPDGFDERVKRVRKEFKQLRRE, encoded by the coding sequence ATGCCTTTGCTTCGTACGCCCGAAACCACGCATCGTATCCATTTTCAGGACTGCGACATGATGGGGCACCTTAACAATGCCCGCTACCTCGATTATTTTCTGAATGCGCGGGAAGAGCACACCATCCAACACTATGCGCTCAACTTGGGCGAACTTAGCCGCGAGCAGGGAGCAGCCTGGGTTATCACCAAGCACCACATCAGCTACCTGCGCCCTGCCAACCACGGCGAGACTGTGGTGGTGCGCACCCAACTCATTCATTTCGACAATTCCAACCTGGTAGTGGAAATGCAGATGCTCAGCGAAGATGGGCAGCGCCTAAAAGCGCTATTATGGTCGGAAATGGCCTTTGTAGCCGTAAAAACGGCTACCCGCATCGAGCATTCCGAGCCGCTGATGGATATGCTGGAAGAGCTGGATGTGCCCGACGTGCAGTACGACCCCGACGGTTTCGACGAACGAGTGAAGCGGGTGCGTAAGGAGTTCAAGCAGCTGCGCCGAGAGTAG
- a CDS encoding type III polyketide synthase, giving the protein MTSYLSAIGTANPPHRLPQAQIGDFMARALQLDEAATRKLRALYRVSGIGHRYTVLPDYGRANGEFTFFPNTPDLEPFPAVGTRMKAYRQEALPLATEAAENCLRNAPEIPAASLTHLISVSCTGMYAPGLDIELVNRLGLRPNVQRTCVNFMGCYAAFNALKLADAICRADADARVLVVCTELCTLHFQKHHEEDHLVSNALFGDGASAALVLGRPSGSRPHLALEAFHCGLEPDGHADMAWHVNDFGFEMTLSSYVPKLIQRGIRRLTDDLLRNLPVKLTDINHFAIHPGGRRILETIEKELSLTRLDNAPAYKVLREYGNMSSATVLFVLRELLNGFTAADAGAPVLSFAFGPGLTLEAMLLRVTFNG; this is encoded by the coding sequence ATGACCAGCTACCTCAGTGCTATTGGCACGGCAAACCCACCACACCGTCTTCCTCAAGCTCAAATCGGCGACTTCATGGCCCGCGCCCTGCAACTCGACGAAGCGGCCACCCGCAAGCTGCGTGCTTTGTACAGAGTTTCAGGCATTGGGCACCGCTATACCGTGCTACCTGACTACGGCCGTGCGAACGGAGAATTCACTTTTTTCCCGAACACACCTGACTTAGAGCCATTTCCGGCAGTAGGAACCCGGATGAAAGCGTACCGGCAGGAGGCACTGCCGTTGGCTACAGAGGCAGCGGAGAACTGCTTGCGCAATGCACCAGAAATACCAGCTGCGTCGCTCACCCACCTTATCTCGGTGAGTTGCACGGGTATGTACGCGCCGGGCTTGGACATTGAGTTGGTCAACCGGCTGGGGTTGCGGCCTAATGTGCAGCGCACCTGCGTCAATTTTATGGGGTGCTATGCAGCCTTCAATGCCCTGAAATTAGCCGACGCTATTTGCCGCGCCGATGCCGATGCGCGGGTGCTGGTGGTGTGCACCGAGTTGTGCACGCTGCATTTTCAGAAGCATCACGAAGAAGATCATCTGGTTTCAAATGCCCTGTTCGGCGACGGCGCATCGGCGGCTCTGGTGCTGGGCCGGCCGTCGGGCAGCAGGCCCCATTTGGCATTGGAAGCATTCCACTGCGGCTTAGAGCCTGATGGACACGCCGACATGGCGTGGCACGTCAATGATTTTGGGTTTGAGATGACGCTTTCCTCTTACGTACCCAAGCTGATTCAGCGCGGCATCCGGCGGCTCACCGACGATTTGTTGCGCAACCTGCCCGTCAAGCTCACGGACATAAACCATTTTGCTATTCATCCGGGCGGACGGCGCATCTTGGAGACCATTGAAAAAGAGCTGAGCCTAACCCGCCTCGATAACGCCCCCGCCTATAAGGTGTTGCGCGAGTATGGTAATATGTCGTCGGCGACGGTGCTGTTTGTGCTGCGAGAGTTGCTGAACGGCTTTACGGCCGCTGATGCCGGAGCGCCGGTGCTGAGCTTCGCTTTCGGGCCGGGCCTGACGCTGGAAGCTATGCTGCTGCGGGTAACGTTCAACGGCTAA
- a CDS encoding histone deacetylase family protein, with protein sequence MLSIAWAPLYAHPLPDNHRFPMLKYELLPEQLIREGTVPESAFFAPVPPPAADILRTHDGSYFERLRTGGLTRQEERATGFPWSPQLIEREVTILGGTLECARRALHSGIALNIAGGTHHAFRDRGEGFCLLNDQAAAADYLLAHPALGVSKVLIVDLDVHQGNGTAAIFQHEPRVFTFSMHGARNYPHRKEQSDLDLPLADGTDDATYLALLHHTLPRLLDDVQPDFVFYLSGVDVLATDKLGHLGLSREGCRQRDEFVLALCHRHALPVVVCMGGGYSPRIADIIEAHANTFRIAADLW encoded by the coding sequence ATGCTTTCTATTGCCTGGGCTCCGCTCTACGCACATCCGCTGCCCGACAATCACCGCTTTCCCATGTTGAAGTATGAGCTGCTGCCCGAGCAGCTCATCCGCGAAGGTACCGTGCCGGAAAGCGCCTTCTTTGCCCCCGTGCCACCCCCCGCCGCCGACATTCTGCGCACCCACGACGGCAGCTATTTCGAGCGGCTGCGCACGGGCGGCCTGACGCGGCAGGAAGAGCGGGCCACCGGATTTCCGTGGAGCCCCCAGCTGATTGAGCGGGAAGTAACCATTCTGGGTGGTACCCTGGAGTGCGCTCGAAGGGCCCTGCACAGCGGCATTGCGCTCAATATTGCGGGGGGTACCCATCATGCTTTCCGCGACCGGGGCGAAGGCTTCTGCTTGCTCAACGATCAAGCCGCTGCCGCCGACTACCTGTTGGCTCATCCCGCACTTGGCGTCAGTAAAGTGCTGATTGTGGATCTGGATGTGCACCAAGGCAACGGGACGGCAGCTATTTTTCAGCACGAGCCGCGCGTGTTCACATTTTCCATGCACGGCGCCCGCAACTACCCGCACCGCAAAGAGCAATCCGACCTCGACCTGCCCTTAGCTGATGGCACCGACGATGCCACCTACCTCGCGCTGCTGCACCACACCTTGCCCCGCCTGCTCGACGACGTACAACCGGATTTCGTGTTTTATCTCAGCGGCGTTGATGTACTAGCCACCGACAAGCTCGGTCACCTAGGCCTCAGCCGGGAAGGCTGCCGCCAGCGCGACGAGTTTGTTCTTGCCCTCTGCCATCGTCACGCCCTGCCCGTGGTGGTATGCATGGGGGGAGGCTACTCGCCCCGCATTGCCGACATTATAGAAGCCCACGCCAACACTTTCCGCATAGCCGCCGACTTGTGGTGA
- a CDS encoding porin family protein, producing the protein MKKLLLLLSICSLSLGATAQQSVDGVRSSTDYAPSTSDSRNNGFGIKGGFNLADLRGGDRSTYEDRLSNLKTYHVGAYAQFGFNDKVSIQPEILFSRKGYDDRLAIPVGSSAPATVRETRLDYIQVPVLFVYNFLDNVSVHVGPQASLLVRAKYAGTDKSISGAGLHSLDYGVVGGLEARIGPARVGARYDMGLADVYKDTSEASRSFYKDVKNGTFQVYVGVGFTN; encoded by the coding sequence ATGAAAAAACTACTTCTCTTACTTTCCATTTGCAGCCTCAGTCTTGGAGCCACTGCCCAACAAAGCGTTGACGGCGTACGCTCTTCCACTGACTACGCTCCTTCTACCAGCGACTCCCGCAACAACGGCTTCGGCATCAAGGGAGGGTTCAACCTGGCCGACCTGCGGGGTGGCGACAGAAGCACTTACGAAGACCGGCTGTCGAACCTGAAAACGTACCATGTGGGCGCTTACGCCCAGTTCGGCTTCAACGATAAAGTGTCTATCCAGCCCGAAATCCTGTTCTCCCGCAAAGGCTATGATGACCGGTTGGCTATACCCGTAGGCTCATCAGCCCCAGCCACCGTGCGTGAAACCCGCCTCGACTACATTCAGGTACCCGTGCTGTTTGTGTATAATTTCCTCGACAACGTGAGCGTGCACGTTGGACCGCAGGCTTCCTTGTTGGTGAGAGCCAAATACGCTGGCACCGACAAAAGCATTTCCGGCGCCGGACTTCATAGCCTAGACTATGGAGTAGTAGGTGGCCTCGAAGCGCGCATCGGCCCCGCCCGAGTAGGCGCCCGCTATGACATGGGCTTGGCAGACGTCTACAAAGACACCAGTGAGGCCAGCCGGTCCTTTTACAAAGATGTCAAGAATGGCACCTTCCAAGTGTACGTTGGCGTTGGCTTCACAAACTAA
- a CDS encoding NAD(P)/FAD-dependent oxidoreductase: MDVLVIGGGLGGLTAALDLTARGHRVLVVEKKQYPFHRVCGEYVSNEVLPYLRRLHADPAELHPARITRFLLSSPAGRTLAAPLDLGGFGVSRFALDQYLFQLAEARGVTVLQRATVTAVTYDPAQDQHTTTLADGRILTSRAVLGAYGKRSALDRHRSFFQSRSPYLGVKHHLRLDYPADLIALHNFSDGYAGISAVEDGRYCFCYLTTRQNLKQQGTIAALEQNVLAANPLLRRILTEAEFLYPQPEVINEISFAPKNCVEDHALLCGDAAGLITPLCGNGMAMALHGAQLASAHLHDFLHNRISRATLETRYRRDWHLQFGQRLRVGRLVQGLFGKPLMSEAVVGTLRHWPGGVRALMRRTHGQEF, translated from the coding sequence TTGGACGTTCTTGTTATCGGTGGCGGACTCGGCGGTTTGACCGCGGCACTCGACCTCACGGCCCGTGGCCACCGTGTGCTAGTGGTAGAGAAAAAGCAGTACCCGTTTCATCGGGTTTGTGGTGAGTACGTTTCAAACGAGGTGCTTCCGTATCTACGCCGCTTGCACGCCGACCCTGCCGAGTTGCATCCGGCCCGTATTACCCGTTTCCTGCTTTCGTCTCCGGCCGGACGCACGCTGGCGGCACCGCTGGATTTGGGTGGCTTTGGCGTTAGCCGTTTCGCGCTGGATCAGTACTTGTTCCAGCTTGCCGAGGCCCGTGGCGTTACGGTGCTACAACGGGCTACGGTGACGGCTGTGACCTACGACCCAGCCCAGGACCAGCACACCACCACCCTAGCCGATGGCCGCATTTTAACAAGCCGCGCGGTGCTGGGGGCTTATGGCAAGCGCAGTGCCCTAGACAGGCACCGCAGTTTTTTCCAGTCCCGCTCACCTTACTTGGGTGTAAAGCACCATTTGCGCCTCGATTATCCTGCCGATTTGATTGCGCTGCACAACTTCTCGGATGGCTACGCCGGCATCTCGGCAGTGGAAGACGGACGGTATTGCTTCTGCTACCTCACCACCCGGCAGAATCTCAAGCAACAAGGTACTATTGCGGCCTTAGAGCAGAATGTATTGGCGGCCAACCCGCTGTTGCGCCGCATCCTTACGGAAGCAGAGTTTCTATACCCGCAACCCGAGGTAATCAACGAAATTTCGTTTGCGCCCAAAAACTGCGTGGAAGACCATGCGCTGCTGTGTGGCGACGCGGCCGGCCTCATCACGCCCCTTTGTGGCAACGGCATGGCCATGGCATTGCATGGAGCCCAGCTAGCCAGCGCCCACCTCCACGACTTTCTGCACAACCGTATCAGCCGCGCCACCCTTGAAACCCGCTACCGCCGCGACTGGCACCTGCAGTTTGGCCAACGGTTGCGGGTAGGGCGGCTGGTGCAGGGCTTGTTTGGTAAGCCGCTGATGAGTGAAGCCGTGGTAGGAACGCTGCGCCATTGGCCTGGTGGCGTGCGGGCATTAATGCGCCGCACACATGGCCAAGAGTTTTAG
- a CDS encoding type 1 glutamine amidotransferase domain-containing protein: MSIFSSDKLKGKRIAIVATDGFEQVELTEPKKYLEGEGAEVDVISLKSGSIKGWDKTDWGDKVDVDKLIGEVRVADYDALVLPGGQINPDKLRVEQSVVNFVGEFMRSGKVVAAICHGPWTLIETGLVHGKKMTSFPSIKTDLKNAGAQWEDSEVVVDKGLITSRNPDDIPAFNKKIVEEILEGAHAPRS; this comes from the coding sequence ATGAGTATTTTCAGCAGCGACAAGCTTAAAGGCAAAAGAATAGCCATTGTAGCCACCGACGGTTTCGAGCAAGTAGAGCTAACCGAACCCAAGAAATACCTGGAAGGTGAAGGCGCCGAAGTGGACGTTATTTCCTTGAAAAGCGGCTCCATCAAGGGCTGGGACAAAACTGATTGGGGCGACAAGGTGGACGTTGACAAGCTGATCGGGGAAGTCCGCGTAGCCGACTACGACGCCCTCGTACTACCCGGCGGCCAGATCAACCCCGATAAGCTCCGCGTCGAGCAAAGTGTTGTCAATTTTGTGGGTGAGTTCATGCGCTCCGGCAAAGTAGTGGCCGCCATCTGCCACGGCCCCTGGACGCTCATTGAAACCGGCCTCGTGCACGGCAAGAAAATGACCAGCTTCCCCAGCATCAAAACCGACCTCAAAAATGCAGGCGCTCAGTGGGAAGATTCGGAAGTGGTAGTTGATAAAGGCCTTATCACTAGCCGCAACCCCGATGATATTCCGGCCTTCAATAAAAAGATAGTAGAGGAAATACTTGAAGGTGCCCACGCTCCCCGGAGTTAA